One genomic region from Mytilus trossulus isolate FHL-02 chromosome 9, PNRI_Mtr1.1.1.hap1, whole genome shotgun sequence encodes:
- the LOC134685601 gene encoding uncharacterized protein LOC134685601 isoform X2, with protein MEELAISSLGRRPTYLEEKEHTFFSHKSPSILSITGNSLKHADDGRRRAGVLPPLQVKREPTFHRQPKGNTTLSNPEEAGDAHWNKQYKKYTVDVDKRVVNHLRRVLNKRIDDHMNSLTESEDKETPDSSTSQNAPRKQPTKRPDIFNRYNDIEVIKPKKQTPKEESNGKVENGRALPGIKNDHGHKNGHSAVTVNVTNTDSAADEADSKAEGNDTTKGNLSAEEDEILDIPPFNLEDDSSDYGDFRQCQVSPVPTPVLQRPMTREQTRISHEDKVSDILNGNVNRYCSANSKTIRIYLSSGFSDSVTERSVLMERVFPQLRNFCAAKGFELDVYDLHWGLKDCTFDDHSLPETFLNTLHSCLSSEYEINMVLFLGEKYGPSILPAKISQDDFEKIIQKTRSHTENEVEKIRKRLKEIDEVKEEREREDSGITSENTASDLNDKEPSSADIPHQINSANDINKFRSHAETIKREAAVVKMLQEKHDSLPSPALLMHWYKLDENHVPPIYRLQKISSEYSDFIKGDFSRREAGRTSWKEVEAKINSVLMQIVPEVFPDEKSRRKFSSSLLDLEIEYGIVNSDSACDHCVVIHRTLEHIASGIGQESNSDYIDVVNRRLEDTKHNRITEYRDNIHTMVSGANVLPYEIEWVAGGIKTSGGRYQQVYLDKMCKQLQDTIQNRLYQDLEAMKNQENKMKLFDEVSHHVSFCQQRARSFQGRQEQLQLIKSYLLSNCRSPLVVYGPGGSGKTALLSKVARDTKTWFKSVDARIVIRSIGKTTSSVNVRTLLRDICQQLCLILDADDEDMPTEYKGLMNFFNQLLSQATEQSHLVILIDSLDQLTDEHDGRKMSWLPKKLPHYAHVIVSTSPDEKYECLPQLKKMLRDDAFIELPDLPVEDAVEILNHWLMKDNRALQQYQFDLIIDKFTTCPLPLFLKVAYDEALSWTSYMDPEHCKLMDTVKKMAGFKFSKMELKYGEATIKRALGYIAASRSGVTDNEMEDLLSLDDAVMDEVMVRYTPPRRHFPQIIWVKIREELNYYLTESKTYNINTIRWSHGQFNEAAIDRYLKNKDKAPSYHKAMAEYFMGEWAEKPKPFGGNTRGSLRYVSSQQMYFESNAEGEEIFYNVRRTNELPYHLLNSQQMENFKSHTLCNFEWVLAKLCGTSLRELVEEYQTALLTEPGDMDLRTLSDAIQLSGEALTKDPRQLASQMVGRLHGVLAKDVPTSPGDPRKYPFLHTFMNQAKVPSVLSLIPSIGCLTQPGGVLFDLLSGHSDPITAVTLTTDGLKALTCSKDNTMKLWDLRTGKVMRTIENVGTNVRMIRPAMNNALIVTVEGSVIKVWNIRYNELVLVINKYVDPPEIGIAGEGKYLCALFDGSNMLRTWNLSKSNYPMLSSVTIDNHKVFQERSVLIAPNSFDERILVAFRGANVGAVHHARTGKHMHTLNCSEDSSSVTSLGITRDYYIMACRQNFMKLHEIFQLELFDQKKGRYLRSVRGCIHDRITEMHLNYIGSHAICINANEQTSTTDIAIWNVETEDHKHLARHSGESTMGACSDFRFCLTAGKNDRSLHIWNISAKINQSQPKLKKNLGVNQIVPMVDNPRYVVARQMNNGPVSIWNVAKAKCLDKAVRIERGLSDSSDVVLIRNTRVIILTDKGFSANTDSSRPVFKTLLTYDLQSKRFIRKLDSCFIPPLPAHEYVLLDDDRLLSLSDSRNHFVIWNMNTRNPDDRIRPNFAEIEKKRGIGVKENSSLIKPGLGVTMTPWDRRSETLSAKKRRQQKEIEVEKKRIDELKNEKDNNIDQYVISGNHRIIVASFFAHHMCVFDIVDKKHTQTMVSDTSMLFLHVSAITHEGDYIVHANYDEENKMSFVTLWDCTTGNVKKRLKNESDVMALGITDNASRVIIGRGKNELHIWDPMYSRSLQKIKGYRGLEFSPESKIFVINEGKRAVVYAGDISIWDIEKASVIAIFTPDMRINCVNIALNGQLITFGLQEVPDVVTLKLTSKNTLTMLEQGGEDMFGEAPDESSEEEEDEDDYD; from the exons caTGCTGATGATGGGAGAAGAAGAGCAGGAGTACTGCCTCCATTACAAGTCAAACGGGAACCCACTTTCCATAGACAACCAAAGGGCAATACAACTCTGTCTAACCCAGAGGAG GCTGGTGATGCCCACTGGAATAAGCAGTACAAAAAGTATACCGTCGATGTTGACAAAAGAGTTGTCAATCATCTAAGG AGAGTTTTAAATAAACGAATAGATGACCACATGAACAGTTTAACTGAGTCAGAAGACAAAGAAACGCCCGACAGTTCAACCAGTCAAAATGCCCCTAGAAAACAACCG ACTAAAAGGCCTGACATCTTCAATCGCTATAACGATATAGAAGTCATTAAACCAAAGAAACAAACACCTAAAGAGGAATCAAATGGAAAAGTTGAAAATGGTAGGGCTTTACCTGGTATCAAGAATGACCATGGACACAAAAATGGACACTCCGCAGTAACTGTAAACGTTACTAATACTGACTCAGCAGCCGATGAAGCAGACAGCAAAGCAGAAGGCAATGACACCACAAAGGGCAATTTGAGCGCGGAAGAGGACGAAATCCTTGATATACCTCCATTTAATCTTGAAGATGATTCAAGTGACTATGGAGATTTTAGACAATGCCAGGTCAGCCCCGTGCCGACTCCAGTATTACAAAGGCCAATGACCAGAGAACAAACCCGGATATCACACGAAGACAAGGTTTCTGACATTTTAAACGGAAACGTAAATAGATATTGTTCTGCTAATAGTAAAACAATTAGGATTTACCTGTCTTCTGGATTTTCAG ATTCAGTAACAGAAAGATCAGTTCTAATGGAAAGAGTCTTTCCACAACTCCGTAATTTCTGCGCAGCCAAAGGCTTTGAATTAGACGTTTATGATCTCCATTGGGGTTTGAAAGACTGTACTTTTGATGACCATTCATTACCTGAGACATTTCTTAATACACTTCATTCTTGTCTGAGCTCTGAGTATGAGATTAATATGGTA ctATTCCTAGGAGAGAAATATGGACCAAGCATACTACCAGCCAAAATTTCACAAGatgattttgagaaaattaTACAGAAAACAAGAAGTCATACAGAAAATGAGGTTGAAAAGATACGAAAACGTTTAAAAGAAATAGACGAAGTCAAGGAAGAACGTGAAAGGGAAGATAGTGGAATAACTTCGGAAAATACTGCAAGTGATTTAAATGACAAAGAGCCATCATCAGCGGACATTCCACATCAAATAAACTCTGCAAACGACATCAACAAGTTCAGATCTCACGCTGAAACAATCAAACGAGAAGCAGCGGTAGTTAAAATGTTACAGGAGAAACATGATTCACTTCCTAGTCCTGCCTTATTGATGCATTGGTATAAACTGGATGAAAATCATGTCCCACCTATTTATAGACTGCAAAAAATTAG ctCAGAGTACTCAGATTTTATTAAAGGTGATTTTTCTAGACGTGAAGCTGGACGCACATCGTGGAAGGAAGTGGAAGCTAAAATTAATTCAGTTCTTATGCAGATTGTTCCAGAGGTCTTCCCCGATGAGAAATCTAGGAGAAAATTTTCGAGTTCAT tattggATCTTGAAATTGAGTACGGTATTGTTAACTCAGATTCAGCATGTGATCATTGTGTTGTCATTCACCGAACATTAGAACACATCGCCTCTGGGATTGGTCAAGAGTCCAATTCTGACTACATTGATGTTGTAAATAGACGTCTGGAAGACACGAAACACAATCGAATCACAGAGTATCGTGACAATATACACACAATG GTTTCTGGAGCTAATGTTTTGCCTTATGAGATTGAATGGGTTGCTGGAGGAATTAAAACGAGTGGTGGTCGTTATCAGCAGGTTTACCTCGACAAAATGTGTAAGCAGCTTCAAGATACAATACAAAATCGCCTATACCAGGATCTggaagctatgaaaaatcaagaaaacAAGATGAAATTATTTGACGAAGTGTCACATCATGTCAGTTTCTGTCAACAAAG AGCAAGAAGTTTCCAAGGTCGTCAAGAGCAACTACAGCTTATAAAATCCTATCTTTTATCAAATTGTCGTTCTCCATTGGTAGTCTACGGCCCTGGTGGTAGTGGGAAAACAGCTCTACTGTCAAAAGTAGCAAGGGATACAAAAACTTGGTTCAAGTC GGTGGATGCGAGAATAGTTATACGATCCATTGGTAAAACAACATCATCAGTAAATGTGCGAACCCTTCTGAGAGATATTTGTCAACAACTATGTTTGATACTAGATGCAGATGACGAAGACATGCCAACG GAGTACAAAGGACTTATGAACTTTTTCAATCAACTTTTGTCACAAGCAACAGAACAGAGTCATTTAGTGATACTTATTGACTCGCTAGACCAACTTACAG ATGAACATGATGGACGAAAGATGAGCTGGTTACCAAAGAAATTACCACATTATGCACACGTCATCGTATCAACTAGTCCTGATGAAAAATATGAGTGTCTTCCACAATTGAAGAAGATGTTGCGTGATGATGCGTTTATTGAATTACCAGATTTACCAGTTGAAGATGCAgttgaaatattaaatcatTGGCTAATGAAAGACAATCGTGCTCTTCAACAATACCAGTTTGATTTGATTATTGATAAGTTCACTACATGTCCTCTTCCACTTTTTCTCAAAGTCGCATATGACGAAGCGTTGTCGTGGACGTCTTACATGGATCCTGAGCATTGTAAATTGATGGATACTGTCAAGAAAATGGCCGGTTTCAAATTTTCTAAGATGGAATTAAAATATGGCGAAGCTACCATTAAACGTGCGTTAGGTTACATTGCTGCTTCTAGGAGTGGAGTCACGGACAATGAGATGGAAGATCTTCTGTCACTTGATGATGCTGTGATGGATGAAGTTATGGTTCGTTATACACCTCCACGTCGCCATTTTCCACAAATCATATGGGTCAAAATAAGAGAGGAGCTTAATTATTACCTGACtgaaagtaagacctacaataTCAATACGATAAGATGGTCGCATGGTCAGTTTAATGAAGCTGCAATAGACCGATATCTTAAGAACAAAGATAAAGCACCATCTTACCACAAGGCAATGGCTGAATACTTTATGGGAGAATGGGCAGAGAAACCAAAACCCTTTGGAGGAAATACTCGAGGAAGTCTTCGATATGTTTCTTCTCAGCAAATGTATTTTGAGTCAAATGCCGAGGGTGAGGAAATTTTCTACAATGTAAGGAGAACTAATGAACTACCATATCATCTTTTAAATTCACAGCAAATGGAAAATTTCAAAAGTCATACATTATGCAATTTTGAATGGGTTCTTGCCAAGTTGTGTGGAACATCTCTTAGAGAACTGGTAGAGGAGTATCAAACAGCTCTTTTGACTGAACCAGGTGACATGGACCTAAGAACACTATCCGATGCCATACAACTATCTGGAGAAGCACTTACTAAAGATCCGAGACAGCTAGCGTCTCAAATGGTAGGTCGATTACATGGAGTTCTAGCCAAAGATGTTCCGACTTCACCAGGAGACCCTCGAAAATATCCATTCTTGCATACTTTTATGAACCAAGCAAAAGTGCCGTCTGTTTTATCTTTAATTCCATCAATTGGATGCTTGACACAACCTGGAGGTGTATTATTTGACCTACTTTCTGGACATTCTGATCCAATAACAGCAGTGACCTTAACAACTGATGGATTAAAGGCGCTCACATGCTCAAAGGATAATACAATGAAGTTGTGGGATCTAAGAACTGGAAAAGTAATGCGAACAATTGAAAACGTTGGAACAAATGTTCGAATGATTCGGCCTGCTATGAACAATGCCTTAATAGTAACCGTAGAGGGTAGTGTTATAAAAGTTTGGAATATCCGCTACAATGAACTTGTActtgtaataaataaatatgtagaTCCACCGGAAATTGGCATTGCTGGTGAAGGGAAATATTTGTGTGCATTGTTTGATGGTAGTAACATGTTGCGCACTTGgaacttaagtaaaagtaattATCCTATGCTGTCTTCTGTGACTATTGACAATCATAAAGTATTTCAAGAAAGATCTGTTCTTATTGCGCCTAATTCGTTCGACGAAAGAATACTTGTTGCCTTTAGGGGAGCAAACGTGGGAGCAGTTCATCATGCCAGAACAGGAAAACATATGCACACACTAAATTGCAGCGAAGATTCCTCCTCCGTTACAAGTCTTGGTATTACGAGAGACTATTATATAATGGCATGCAggcaaaattttatgaaacttcatgaaatatttcagcTTGAATTGTTTGACCAGAAAAAAGGTCGATACCTCCGTAGTGTTCGTGGTTGTATACATGATCGCATTACTGagatgcatttaaattatattggATCTCATGCCATTTGTATAAATGCAAACGAACAAACAAGTACTACAGATATAGCAATCTGGAACGTGGAAACCGAAGACCACAAGCATTTAGCCCGTCACTCGGGTGAATCTACAATGGGGGCTTGTTCAGATTTTAGATTCTGCCTAACGGCAGGAAAAAATGATCGATCTCTGCACATATGGAACATAAGTGCAAAAATAAATCAGAGTCAACCCAAGTTAAAAAAGAACCTTGGCGTGAATCAGATTGTGCCAATGGTTGACAATCCAAGATATGTTGTCGCCCGACAAATGAACAATGGTCCTGTAAGCATATGGAATGTTGCAAAAGCAAAATGTTTGGACAAGGCTGTCCGAATAGAAAGGGGACTCTCGGATTCATCCGATGTCGTCCTTATTCGAAATACAAGAGTTATCATATTGACTGACAAGGGATTCTCTGCAAATACAGATTCATCTAGACCGGTGTTCAAAACCCTTCTTACATATGATCTTCAGTCAAAACGCTTCATACGTAAATTAGACAGTTGTTTCATCCCGCCATTACCGGCGCATGAATATGTTCTCCTCGATGATGACCGTCTCCTTAGCTTATCTGATTCTagaaatcattttgttatttggaaCATGAATACAAGAAATCCAGATGACAGAATCAGACCAAACTTTGcagaaatagaaaagaaaaggGGAATTGGAGTTAAAGAAAATTCTTCCCTTATCAAACCAGGTCTTGGAGTAACAATGACGCCATGGGATCGTAGATCCGAAACATTGTCGGCGAAAAAGAGGAGACAGCAAAAGGAAATCGAAgttgaaaagaaaagaatagatgaactaaaaaatgaaaaagacaataaCATTGATCAATACGTCATAAGTGGAAACCACCGTATTATTGTAGCCTCTTTCTTTGCTCATCATATGTGTGTATTTGACATTGTTGACAAAAAACATACACAGACTATGGTGAGTGACACTTCCATGTTGTTTTTACATGTGTCGGCTATCACACACGAGGGAGATTATATAGTTCATGCAAATTACGACGAGGAAAATAAGATGAGTTTTGTCACATTGTGGGACTGCACAACCGGAAATGTTAAAAAACGattgaaaaatgaaagtgaTGTCATGGCATTGGGAATCACAGATAATGCTTCACGTGTCATCATAGGCAGAGGAAAGAATGAACTGCATATCTGGGATCCCATGTACTCTAGGTCGTTACAAAAGATAAAAGGTTATCGCGGTTTAGAGTTTAGCCCTGAGAGTAAAATATTCGTCATAAACGAAGGAAAGCGAGCTGTAGTATATGCTGGAGATATTTCCATTTGGGATATTGAAAAAGCATCCGTCATAGCAATTTTCACACCCGACATGCGTATTAACTGTGTAAATATAGCGCTAAATGGTCAGCTGATAACATTTGGTCTACAAGAAGTTCCTGACGTTGTTACTCTTAAACTTACGTCAAAGAACACATTGACAATGTTAGAGCAAGGTGGGGAAGATATGTTTGGTGAAGCTCCAGATGAGTCATCAGAAGAGGAAGAAGATGAAGACGATTATGACTAG